TAACTGCTTACCATCAGCTCGACAATCCTCAGATTTTTGGCTATCATTTAGCTCATGCACCAGTTCTGCTCCCACAGTGTTATCAACTTCTCTAACACTCTCCAGGCGCTCTTCTATGCTTGGACTAATCCCACTATCCGAAAATTCCGTGACTGCATCTGAAAACACATCATCTTCTGATTTACTTGACTTCAGACCAATACCTGCACCACTCCCAACCTCCTTCACACTTCCTTTCTCCATCTTGGGACCTTAAAAAGTATTATTCTCAAAACACTAAAATAGCACTAAgccaaaaataacaataataccaaaaaaaaaaagagaatacatTTACTAGAATATCAAACTAAATTCTGTGTaaagaaaatatcaaaatatttcTTACTTGGGGTTTTCACAATATCGTCATCAGAAAGATGGTCATCATCAGATATATGGTCAGTTTCTGAGTCAACTAATTTATAACCTTCAACTTTTCCACAAACCCTTTTGTGGGCTCTCCTATGTTTGGCACTGGGATGTGGATTTGGGAAAGGCCAACCACACTTGTGGCACACATGAACCCCATGCCCCTCATGCCCTCCTGCTGCAATATTAATCATCAAGAAATGTAGAAAACTTTAATATTATCATATGATAAAACCCTTTTTTCACACTAACCAGAACATAAAACTACTATTAGTAAAAACAAGCAAGGAAAAACATGTTTCAGCATttcaagaaaagaacaaaatcaTCACTCAGAcagcaagaaaagtaaaatacacaagtaaaggcagcaaaatttcacaaatttgTGTGTGTTCTGCGtgtaaataaatatattatactTCACCAAGTAAACTCAAAGAGCAGGATCAAGAAAACCCAACTGAAGAAAGTAAaaccaaaaagaagaaagaaagaaattcttgaaATACACGGCAAGACTTTAGCAAGAAACAGAGCAACCGATGTATCAAAAAAAGCAAGGACTTTGACAAAAACCATGTCGGAAAAGAGAGTAACAAACCTGATGAAGGGGTTTTTTTGTGATCTTGAACATCCATAATGGTAGAAAAATTCAGAGGAGAGAGAGACACACACAGAAAGACTGAGACTTTGTATCCTGTGTGAAAGGCAGTTGATGGAATGAAGAATGGGAAATGTACtaagacagagagagagagagagactgtgtgtgtgtgcgtgtgagtgtgtgtgtgtgttctgTGGAAGACTGGCGGAATGTATCAGgactttgagagagagagagaggggagagaGCGAGAGTGTAAGAAAGACAGGCGATGAAAGGAAGAAGGGACAGCATGTGAGTATTATCAATCAGTTACTACTCactatttccatttctttatttatcttttttttttggttttatatTAGGTAATAAaattcttttgagaaaatatcCAGAAGGAAAAtagtgggaaaaaaaaaagataaaaagaagaaggaaaaaataaaatagaaacaaATTCAACAAAGGTGGACTGCGGAATAGTCCATGATAAAATGCCAATAGGAAATTTGCACGTGGCAGCTGTATTGCTCTAGACACTCTCGACCCTATCGTGCGCCTTGAGTTGTTCATACCATAGAAATTAACGGATTTAAGATGAAAAGATGTGGATTTAGCTGTGATTTAGGATAGAACGATGCGAATTTATTCTATTTTATCTTCTGGTATTTTGATTTTCTCGCAAACAATTAATTTGttgttattcttttattttaataatgaaGAGAAGCAAATGTGTCTTGATGTTTTCTATGGAAATTGTGGGTTTGTTTGGgcagagtattatttgaaatatttttaaaataattactgtaacgcTTTTTGTAATGTGGTGTATGCGAGATAAAAAAGTGActggaaatataaaaagatgaattgaaaaatgtgtttatgatgcaattgaaatattatttgaaataatttgctATCCAAAAAACCTGTGGTTATTTTTACGAACCTGTGGAATAATTTTTTGCTTAACTAATTctaataatttaatttaaacaaAATCAAGAATTTAGATCAGCTACTTAACAAAATTTGGGACTAACAAATGATTAATTAACTTATAATTTTGCTTATTTCCTCTTAACAAAGTGTATAACCAAAATCAATTCCCttgttatctttttcttttttcctctggccctttttcttatttattttcttcaataaaagaaaaaatttaaatacCATAGGGCCACAAGAtattgagaattttatttttggatcTTTTGGTAAAGAATACAAGAAATCGTTAACATACCTGTCAATTATCAAATAGCATTTACCACATTTGTTGCTGGTGCATTAAATCTTAAATTCCAGGGAATGATAGGCTTACATGACCGTGACAACcgttaggccttgtttggagagtcatttttctccaaaaaaatttatacatttttcatgaatatatttcttaatcatctttttatctctgatataaatcaaataattattataatacatttttctataaaaactccaaaaatagcaattcaaatacGGCCAGACTGCCAATTCCAATACAGACACACATAGATATTAAACTAATTCACACTgagtacaaaaaaaaagtttcttgaGGTGTCCTCTTTCACAAATTTTGTGCACTGTGACAAAATTACGTCACTGCTGAAGCCGTTTAGCAACCCTTTAATGCCCTATATTTTGACGTCCTGGTCAACCAGGTCCATCACAGGCTTAGCATCTAAGGGACAGAGATGCGATGCAGAATAAAAAAGACTACTCATTTTataaaaaagacaaaaagtaCTTGCATTACACTAACATAAAGTTATGAAGAATTGTATATAAAAGTAGGTATAAGCTAATCCATTTCTTTAACACAAGAAGACATGTAGTGAATGTGACACTAGGAATTGCTTTAACTTCTTGTTGGTGGCACTTTTTTGCATGTTTATGGATAATGACAATACTTTACcatcaaaaataaaatgctGATTTAAATAAAGATTCATGAACAGAAGAAAAATTCTTGTATACCATTATGCTTACATGTGTAAAGTTAATGAATCATTAAATCAATAAATTAGTTGTACTAGACAATGTTTAAGGGTTGGTAAATGTGAAGCTATGATTTTTTTCAAGCTTCCTGATGATGACATTCTTGTTGTTTTCAGAACAGCTAGCATGAAATAGTAAAGAATAATCTTTATGGTGATGATAATTATGAACTGATAATCCTTGTATTTTCCACACCATTTTTTAATGATGTAAGCAGacatttttttaaggaaaaattaACATAAGAGGTACATTAAATATATTGCCAATAATTCTGGGAATATAAGTGTGTGAGTAGAGAAATGCactttttatttctattttctatAAGTGAGAGCTTTGAACACAAGCTTTCGTATTTACAATTTTTCCTACCTTGTCATCCTATCTAACCCTTCCTTGATAGAGAAATGGACTTGCACTAAATATAGACTATCTTTAATAGAAAAATATATGTACTCAGTGAATTTAGATTAATTGAAGATTTGCATTTATACTGCTATAATATGGAAACACCTATATATAGACTAAATCTTTATACTGCACTAAATGTATACTGtctataatataaaaaaatataattagtgaattttaaattaattgaaGATTTACATTTATACTGCTATAATATGGAAATTCTAAATGCTATTGTTAAAAcaattttgggaaaaagatcggtttcatccttcacattttataaaaatattcttttcgtcccctcacttaaaaaaagaagcaatttcatccttaacatttaaaaattgaaattcttacatccctgaacccaaatttcaatctgaatcaaactaccaatcaacctgattacaaattttgagggtataattggtagatcacttggttaactcaacttgatattcatgtaaaatttaatgaacccaaaaataaaaaataaaaaagaaagattaatctttcctacattatCATTGTATACACTGACGGTTTTATGTATCGCCAtatcatttcaatttaaatttaaacaccaaattttatatttatgatacgcatctagattcgcaagcggatatactaacgatgtatgaaaagatttatccaaaaaaaaactctactattccaagacaaagaatgaccttttatgttataatttttatttttttggtttaataaatgtcatgtgaatatgatAAAATTGACCGAATGATTTATCAATTCTATTTCCGAAATTTATTACTAGGTTATTGAATgctttgattcagattgaaaattaggttcagggatgtaatagctttaatttttaaatgtcagggacgcatttgcttcattttaaaagtgagggacgaaaagaatatttttacgaaatgtGAAGGAAAAAACATGTCATTTTCCCAACAATTTTTATCTTCTACATCACTTCAACTTTTGCTAAGTACAACATTATGGAGGGAA
This genomic window from Coffea arabica cultivar ET-39 unplaced genomic scaffold, Coffea Arabica ET-39 HiFi ptg000059l, whole genome shotgun sequence contains:
- the LOC113704263 gene encoding uncharacterized protein → MDVQDHKKTPSSAGGHEGHGVHVCHKCGWPFPNPHPSAKHRRAHKRVCGKVEGYKLVDSETDHISDDDHLSDDDIVKTPSPKMEKGSVKEVGSGAGIGLKSSKSEDDVFSDAVTEFSDSGISPSIEERLESVREVDNTVGAELVHELNDSQKSEDCRADG